The Centropristis striata isolate RG_2023a ecotype Rhode Island chromosome 1, C.striata_1.0, whole genome shotgun sequence nucleotide sequence CGTGAtgctttaataaaacattttttaatgtgtattgatttattatttcactatgCCAGTGACTTACATCTACAGATTCATATTTGTGGTTGTCAACAATTCTTGATATGAAATGAAACAGGAAAGTAATACAAAGCAGAAATATTAATTTGTGACAATAATTGAAGCGTTATTAAAATGTTGGAGGAAGAACgacatgaaacaaacaaacaaacaggacgTTTTTTGCAGGAGTTTCATCTTCCCCCTGCTGTTCCAAGGACGCCCCGTCCCGATGTCCATCGTCCTCTACGCCGCTGTCTTCTGCTCGCTCAACGGCTTCCTGCAGGGACACCACCTGCTGCACTGCTccaccttcacacacacctgGGAGACTCACCTTCGCCTGGCTGTAGGTCAGTCAGCTGCAcctgctgctccacctgctgcttCAGCTGATGCTCCACCTGCTGCTTCACCTGCTATATCACCTGCTATATCACTTGCTGCATCACCTGCTATATCACCTGCTGCTCAACCAGCTGCATCAActgctgctccacctgctgtatcacctgctgctccacctgctgtaTCACCTGCTGCATCAGTTGCTATATCACCTGCTGCTCCACCCTCGACATCACCTACAGCTCCAtctgctgctccacctgctgctcCACCTACTTCTCCACCTGCTGCTTCACCTGCTATATCACCTGCTATACAACCTGCAGCTCCACCTGCTATATCACCTGTAGCTCCACCTACTGCTCCACCTGATATATCACCTGCTGCTCGACCTGCTACTCCACCTGCTGCTTCATCTGCTGCTCCACCTCTCTTATCATACAGTATTTGATGTGAATCAGAGTCTCGTTCCATCTCATGATAAGTTCTTTTTTCTGCAGGTTCTCTTCTCTTTGTGGTCGGGATGATCATCAACGTGCACAGCGACCACATCCTGCGCGGCCTGAGGCGACCCGGGGAGACAGTGTACCGGATACCCCGCGGTGTGTCCCGTCCTGcagctctctctgctctgtttttttctcattaataatCTCTCCGTGTTTTGTTCCGCCAGGAGGAATGTTTGAGTTCGTGTCCGGAGCCAACTACTTTGGGGAGATTGTGGAGTGGTGCGGTTACGCTGTCGCCGCCTGGTCGCTGCCCGCCTTCGCCTTTGCCTTCTTCACCGCCTGCTCCATCGGGCCCCGAGCCTACCACCACCACCTGTACGTCACATACCTCATCTATggtatatatacgtatatgcTCCATATATGTTTATTGCCAGCGCAGCAGGAATTTACTGG carries:
- the LOC131969186 gene encoding 3-oxo-5-alpha-steroid 4-dehydrogenase 2-like → MECQVAAVSSLSWTLILVGVGYLLRQTRGKLPAKYGRYTAAGSRLCPARLGWLLQEAPSFLLPLLLLLLGGEPRGGGGGTGRTLLLCTFMLHYFHRSFIFPLLFQGRPVPMSIVLYAAVFCSLNGFLQGHHLLHCSTFTHTWETHLRLAVGSLLFVVGMIINVHSDHILRGLRRPGETVYRIPRGGMFEFVSGANYFGEIVEWCGYAVAAWSLPAFAFAFFTACSIGPRAYHHHLDYHHRFKEEYPQSRRAVIPFLL